From a region of the Constantimarinum furrinae genome:
- the rodA gene encoding rod shape-determining protein RodA, translating into MAQGRGLLKFDWLTIFIYTALVCIGWLNIYSASLSDSAQGLFDFDQIYARQLLFIFLSVVLIIFILAIEAKFYERFSSIIYIISLLSLVGLFVFGKNINGATSWYAIGNFTLQPSEFAKAATALALGKYVSDLQTNMTEFKHQLRTFIIIILPALLIIPQPDPGSALIYAAFIFPLYREGLHFVYLLLGFFAAALFVLTLLLGVVWVSFGVLCIAVLIFLKNRKKRPSWFKYFIISAACIGFALSVNYIFENVFEQRHRDRFNIVLGMETDAKGIGYNTNQSEIAIGSGGWTGKGWTQGTQTKGNFVPEQHTDYIFSTVGEEWGFLGSMVVVLLFTGLIIRVLILSERQKNQFSRVYGYSVASILFIHFFINVGMVTGLFPTVGIPLPFFSYGGSGLWGFTILLFIFVKLDASNYYYT; encoded by the coding sequence ATGGCGCAAGGCAGAGGACTACTTAAATTTGACTGGCTTACTATTTTCATTTATACCGCATTGGTATGTATTGGCTGGTTAAACATTTATTCGGCCTCTTTAAGTGATAGCGCCCAAGGTTTATTTGACTTTGATCAGATCTACGCCAGACAATTGTTATTTATCTTTTTAAGTGTCGTATTGATCATTTTTATTCTGGCAATAGAAGCAAAATTCTACGAACGCTTTTCCAGTATCATTTACATCATCTCCTTACTCTCCCTTGTGGGGCTATTTGTTTTTGGAAAGAATATTAACGGAGCCACCTCATGGTATGCCATTGGTAATTTCACTCTTCAACCCAGTGAATTTGCTAAAGCGGCTACAGCATTGGCTCTGGGAAAGTATGTTAGTGACCTCCAAACCAATATGACAGAATTTAAACATCAGCTTAGAACTTTCATCATCATAATTCTTCCGGCCCTATTGATCATCCCACAGCCCGACCCGGGAAGTGCTTTAATCTATGCGGCATTCATATTTCCCTTGTATCGTGAAGGACTGCATTTTGTGTATCTCCTTCTGGGCTTTTTTGCCGCTGCGCTCTTCGTTTTAACCCTTCTTTTAGGAGTGGTTTGGGTCTCGTTTGGCGTTCTATGTATAGCAGTTCTAATCTTTCTGAAAAACCGAAAAAAACGTCCCAGCTGGTTTAAATATTTCATTATAAGTGCTGCCTGTATCGGTTTTGCGCTATCAGTAAATTATATTTTCGAAAATGTTTTTGAACAAAGACACCGTGATCGGTTTAATATCGTTTTGGGAATGGAAACCGATGCCAAAGGTATTGGTTATAACACCAACCAAAGTGAGATCGCTATCGGCAGTGGCGGCTGGACAGGAAAAGGCTGGACCCAGGGAACTCAAACCAAAGGAAATTTTGTTCCCGAACAGCATACCGATTATATCTTTAGTACAGTTGGTGAAGAATGGGGGTTTTTGGGAAGCATGGTGGTTGTACTTCTGTTTACCGGGTTAATTATAAGAGTGCTTATTCTTTCTGAAAGGCAGAAAAATCAATTTAGCAGGGTATACGGTTATAGTGTGGCGTCCATTCTCTTTATTCACTTTTTTATAAATGTTGGAATGGTCACAGGATTGTTTCCTACCGTGGGGATTCCCCTGCCGTTTTTTAGTTATGGCGGATCGGGATTGTGGGGTTTTACCATCCTGCTCTTTATCTTTGTCAAACTGGATGCCTCAAATTACTACTATACCTAA
- a CDS encoding DNA/RNA non-specific endonuclease has product MSRKYIYPILTVLLVVGLYYAEQYFSQKNEVYPEVSDKEYKSSNTEFNGKLLPTSTTGVVITHNYFTLSYSEDHEQAEWVAYPLLKEHLSKNEFKRPDFIEDRKVKSKSAHWNSYKNSGYDRGHLCPAGDRRFSFNAYLETFLTSNISPQNNDFNGGIWNKLEQQMRYWARKYDGVYVITGGVLKEGLPGIGAENVSVPEEFYKVVLDASEGKYKAIGFLIPNRPTNASFYDYVVPIDSIEAKTGIDFFPRLTQQEQQAIESGIDLKAWGKR; this is encoded by the coding sequence GTGAGTCGAAAATATATATACCCCATCCTAACGGTACTTTTGGTTGTAGGTCTTTATTATGCCGAACAATATTTTTCTCAGAAGAATGAGGTCTATCCTGAAGTTTCCGATAAGGAATATAAATCATCAAATACCGAATTTAATGGCAAATTACTTCCCACATCTACCACAGGGGTGGTCATTACACATAATTATTTCACACTTTCCTATAGTGAAGATCACGAACAGGCCGAATGGGTAGCTTATCCGTTATTAAAGGAACATTTATCCAAAAATGAATTCAAGCGTCCTGATTTTATTGAGGACCGCAAGGTAAAGAGCAAATCCGCGCATTGGAATAGCTATAAGAACAGTGGTTATGATCGGGGACACCTTTGTCCCGCAGGAGACCGGCGTTTTTCCTTCAATGCCTATCTGGAGACATTTTTAACCAGTAATATAAGTCCGCAAAACAACGACTTCAACGGGGGCATTTGGAATAAACTGGAGCAACAAATGCGCTACTGGGCCCGGAAATACGACGGAGTATATGTGATCACCGGAGGGGTATTAAAGGAGGGGTTGCCAGGAATTGGTGCCGAAAACGTTTCGGTGCCGGAGGAGTTTTACAAGGTTGTTCTGGATGCTTCAGAAGGAAAATATAAGGCAATTGGCTTTTTAATTCCGAACAGACCCACCAACGCCTCTTTCTACGATTATGTAGTACCTATTGATAGCATTGAAGCCAAAACCGGTATTGATTTCTTTCCGAGGCTAACACAACAAGAACAGCAGGCAATAGAGTCCGGAATTGACCTGAAAGCCTGGGGAAAAAGATAG
- the mrdA gene encoding penicillin-binding protein 2 yields the protein MRKLLLLSIVLITGVVFAGRLFYLQVYDTSFEKLSENNAIKVEYDYPQRGYIYDRNGKLLVSNQPSYDVMVIPRDVNPLDTLEFCKLLKISKEDFISILNKATVYSPRLPSVVIPQLTKEEYAYLSEKMFKYDGFYIQKRSLRDYQVDHSANVLGYIAEVNNAIINKNPYYQMGDLIGMQGVEREYEEVLRGIKGVKYIQKDRFNRDIGPYKEGIFDTLPERGKDITLTIDSDLQEYGEALMINKRGGIVAIEPATGEILSLVTAPNYDPALLVGRERSKNFTKLWYDTIAKPLFDRGLQGEYPPGSPFKTLTALIGLQEEVVDTKETVSCYGGYVYGRGRKLGCHHHYSPLSMVGGIANSCNAYFCTVYRRIIEKYPSPQEGIDNWRNHLLSFGLGDFMGYDLPSGRPGKIPTSKEYNRTYKYPEYKWYATATISNAIGQGEVLLTPMQMANFTAAIANRGYWYKPHVIKNIAVADTIPTEYTTKNVTTIEPRYFEPVVEGMFDVYNRGTASHIQIPGIEICGKTGTAENYIRIDGKRMQLTDHSIFVAFAPKDDPKIAIAVFVENGYWGSRWAGRIAGLMIEKYLRGEITRTDMEKFVLEGSLMDEYEKPYSGEPFRINK from the coding sequence ATGAGAAAATTATTACTTCTTTCTATTGTTCTAATTACCGGAGTTGTCTTTGCGGGAAGATTGTTCTATTTGCAGGTTTACGATACATCGTTCGAAAAGCTTTCAGAAAATAATGCCATTAAAGTGGAATACGATTATCCGCAGCGCGGATACATATACGACCGTAACGGGAAGCTACTGGTTTCCAATCAGCCGTCTTACGACGTAATGGTGATTCCCAGGGATGTAAACCCATTAGATACTCTCGAATTCTGCAAATTGCTGAAGATCAGCAAAGAGGATTTTATTTCTATTTTGAACAAGGCCACGGTCTATTCACCACGATTGCCTTCGGTAGTGATTCCGCAGTTAACTAAAGAGGAATACGCCTACCTGTCTGAAAAAATGTTTAAATACGATGGGTTTTATATTCAGAAACGATCGTTGCGGGATTATCAAGTAGATCATTCTGCCAATGTGTTAGGGTATATTGCTGAAGTAAATAATGCCATCATTAACAAAAACCCATACTACCAAATGGGAGATCTCATCGGGATGCAGGGAGTGGAGCGTGAATATGAAGAGGTGCTGCGAGGGATAAAAGGAGTGAAGTATATACAAAAGGATCGATTTAACAGGGATATCGGACCCTATAAGGAGGGAATCTTCGACACCCTTCCCGAACGAGGGAAGGACATAACACTTACTATAGATTCCGATTTACAGGAATACGGGGAAGCATTAATGATCAACAAGCGTGGTGGAATTGTAGCGATCGAACCGGCTACCGGAGAAATTCTATCTCTGGTCACAGCACCAAATTACGATCCTGCATTATTGGTTGGCAGAGAACGATCCAAAAATTTTACAAAGCTTTGGTATGATACTATTGCCAAACCCTTATTTGACAGAGGATTGCAAGGTGAATATCCTCCCGGCTCTCCCTTTAAAACGTTAACCGCGCTTATCGGCCTTCAGGAAGAAGTGGTCGACACCAAAGAAACGGTATCCTGTTATGGCGGATATGTCTACGGACGAGGCCGAAAACTGGGTTGTCACCATCATTATAGTCCTTTATCCATGGTAGGCGGAATTGCCAATTCCTGCAATGCCTATTTTTGTACCGTTTACAGAAGGATCATTGAAAAATATCCGAGTCCGCAGGAAGGTATCGACAACTGGAGAAACCACTTGCTCAGTTTCGGTCTTGGAGACTTTATGGGTTATGACCTTCCCAGTGGTCGTCCCGGAAAAATTCCCACTTCAAAGGAATACAACCGCACCTACAAATATCCTGAATACAAATGGTATGCAACTGCCACGATCAGTAATGCCATAGGTCAGGGAGAAGTACTGTTAACGCCTATGCAAATGGCTAATTTTACTGCAGCCATAGCAAACCGGGGGTATTGGTATAAGCCTCATGTGATTAAAAATATTGCCGTAGCCGATACGATACCTACAGAATATACCACGAAGAATGTTACGACTATAGAGCCCAGATATTTTGAACCCGTTGTAGAAGGAATGTTCGATGTTTACAACAGGGGGACAGCTTCGCATATTCAAATTCCCGGAATTGAAATTTGTGGTAAAACGGGAACTGCAGAAAACTACATTCGTATCGATGGTAAAAGAATGCAGCTTACCGATCACTCAATATTTGTCGCTTTTGCTCCAAAGGACGACCCTAAAATTGCGATCGCTGTATTCGTAGAGAACGGATATTGGGGTTCGAGATGGGCAGGAAGAATTGCCGGTTTGATGATAGAGAAATATCTTAGAGGTGAAATTACCCGAACCGATATGGAAAAATTTGTCTTGGAAGGAAGTCTTATGGACGAGTACGAAAAGCCATATTCGGGTGAACCCTTTAGAATTAATAAATAA
- a CDS encoding rod shape-determining protein MreD, which produces MQNSEILVNSVRFILLVLLQVLLLNHINFLGFVNPFIYIIFILLFPFNGSKSLLIFLSFLLGLSVDFFGDSGGVHAAACVFIGYIRPLLLKFAFGVSYEYNMVKINKVPLGERLTYISTMVLLHHIILFSLEIFNLSHILLILKSTLFSGIFSILLIMFTLILFSRKS; this is translated from the coding sequence ATGCAGAACAGTGAGATCCTAGTAAATAGTGTACGGTTTATTCTTTTGGTATTACTACAGGTATTACTGCTTAACCATATCAATTTCCTGGGTTTTGTAAACCCGTTTATCTATATCATCTTTATACTGTTGTTTCCATTTAACGGCAGTAAGTCATTACTCATATTTTTGAGTTTTTTACTGGGTTTAAGTGTTGATTTCTTTGGGGACTCCGGTGGGGTTCACGCCGCCGCATGTGTTTTTATTGGCTATATACGCCCTTTACTATTAAAATTTGCTTTTGGAGTGAGTTATGAATACAACATGGTAAAGATCAATAAAGTTCCATTGGGTGAACGACTTACCTACATAAGCACTATGGTGCTCTTGCACCACATCATTTTATTTTCACTAGAAATTTTTAACCTTTCGCATATATTATTAATCCTAAAATCCACGTTATTTTCAGGTATATTCAGTATACTATTGATCATGTTTACGCTAATATTATTTAGCAGGAAATCCTAA
- a CDS encoding ABC transporter permease — translation MKRSSSLGKIALQKFKKNFWGVLSFSFLVLCVLTAVFAYALAPDDSRNANQMHLSVHSKSPGFTVKMLTIPSEVNEQNPISVFFFGRKNADSEIPISGYEELGDGIVITEYTSDGSPGLQKEYAADLFPEAASGSEIATHYISEKKFLLGTDKYGRDLLSRMLIGIRISLAIGFVAVFISLLVGITLGAVAGYFGGKVDAAIMWLINVTWSIPTLLLVIAITLALGKGFWQVFIAVGLTMWVEVARVVRGQVMGVKQMQYVTAARALGYTDFRIIFRHILPNALAPVIIISAANFAGAILIESGLSFLGIGAQPPMPSWGGIIKDHYAYIILGKPYLAIIPGLAIMSLVTAFMLIGNALRDALDVKN, via the coding sequence GTGAAAAGATCGTCGTCATTAGGTAAAATAGCGCTCCAAAAGTTCAAAAAGAACTTCTGGGGCGTTTTAAGTTTCAGCTTTTTGGTGCTTTGCGTATTGACGGCAGTATTCGCTTATGCTCTTGCACCCGATGATTCGCGAAATGCCAACCAGATGCACTTATCGGTTCACAGCAAATCCCCGGGGTTTACTGTAAAGATGCTTACCATTCCTTCGGAAGTGAACGAACAGAATCCGATTTCGGTTTTTTTCTTCGGAAGGAAAAATGCCGATAGTGAGATCCCGATCTCTGGATATGAAGAACTGGGTGATGGTATCGTGATTACAGAATATACTTCAGACGGAAGTCCCGGGCTTCAGAAAGAGTATGCTGCCGATCTGTTTCCTGAAGCGGCATCTGGTTCCGAAATTGCAACACACTATATTTCTGAAAAAAAATTCCTCCTGGGAACCGATAAATACGGGAGAGATCTGTTGAGCCGAATGCTCATTGGAATACGGATCTCTTTGGCCATTGGATTTGTTGCTGTTTTTATTTCCCTCCTTGTGGGGATAACGCTCGGTGCCGTTGCCGGATATTTTGGAGGCAAAGTAGATGCAGCCATTATGTGGCTCATCAATGTTACCTGGTCCATTCCTACACTACTACTCGTAATTGCCATCACGTTGGCTTTAGGAAAAGGCTTTTGGCAGGTTTTTATTGCCGTGGGTTTAACCATGTGGGTGGAGGTAGCCAGAGTAGTACGCGGCCAAGTCATGGGGGTAAAACAAATGCAGTACGTCACGGCTGCCCGGGCCTTGGGATATACAGATTTCAGAATAATTTTCCGGCATATCTTACCTAATGCACTTGCACCGGTAATCATAATTTCAGCAGCTAATTTTGCGGGCGCAATTCTGATAGAAAGCGGACTTAGTTTTCTGGGAATTGGGGCTCAGCCACCAATGCCCAGCTGGGGCGGGATCATTAAGGATCATTATGCGTATATTATTTTAGGTAAACCTTATCTGGCAATAATTCCCGGACTGGCGATCATGAGTCTGGTCACCGCTTTTATGCTCATTGGGAATGCATTACGGGATGCACTTGACGTTAAAAACTAA